The following DNA comes from Nitrospinota bacterium.
GGATGCTTGGGATCCTTTTCAAGGGTGAAGGGTACGAGATAGAGACCGCCTCAAGCACCGATGAAGCTGTGAATATTCTGGAGTCGAAAGAGGTAGATTTGGTAATTTCAGATATGAAGATGCCGACAGATGGCGGTATAAGCATATTGAAGGCATCCTTGAGAATGGACATCGACAGGCCGGTTGTAATGGTAACGGCCTACGCGTCGGCGGAGAGCGCCGTGGAGGCAATGAAACTCGGAGCATATGATTACATTACAAAGCCATTTAACGTTGACGAGATAAGGCTTATCGTGAAAAACGGGCTTGAGCGACGCGCCTTAATAAGAGAGAATAGCTCGCTTAAGGATCAATTGAGGCGGAAGGAAGGGATAAGTGAGATAGTTGGAAACTCCGAGCCGATCAATGGAGTAAAGGATCTTATAATCCGCGTGGCAGATTCTTCCAGCACGATCCTTATCACCGGGGAGAGCGGAACTGGCAAGGAGCTTGTCGCCAGGGCAATACACCAATTGTCACCCAGAAAGGACGGAAATTTCCTTTCAATCAATTGCGGCGCGGTCCCAGAGCAACTTCTCGAAAGCGAGCTGTTCGGTTATACGAAAGGCTCGTTCACGGGTGCGGTTTCAAACAAGATCGGATTGTTGGAGGCGGCAAACGGCGGCACCTTTTTTTTCGATGAGATCGCCGAAATGCCGGTATCTCTCCAGGTAAAGCTGGTTAGGGCGC
Coding sequences within:
- a CDS encoding sigma-54 dependent transcriptional regulator, coding for MSTILIADDEESMVGMLGILFKGEGYEIETASSTDEAVNILESKEVDLVISDMKMPTDGGISILKASLRMDIDRPVVMVTAYASAESAVEAMKLGAYDYITKPFNVDEIRLIVKNGLERRALIRENSSLKDQLRRKEGISEIVGNSEPINGVKDLIIRVADSSSTILITGESGTGKELVARAIHQLSPRKDGNFLSINCGAVPEQLLESELFGYTKGSFTGAVSNKIGLLEAANGGTFFFDEIAEMPVSLQVKLVRALQEREVQRIGGTSPIPLDVRFVAATNRNLEEEVKTGGFREDLYYRLNVIRIKLPSLRERKEDIPALANSFLLKLNVQNKREVKGFMPDVMKLFESYGWRGNVRELENVVERAMVLETSNWITMESLPDSIRNPGQFETALNLPGDGLDLEGKLGQIEKRLIAEALERSKGSKREAAKLLNVNLRSLRYKLSKYDL